The alpha proteobacterium U9-1i genome includes a region encoding these proteins:
- a CDS encoding putative Holliday junction resolvase YggF, which translates to MPQLDLAQFAAALPPTGAVLGLDPGEKRIGIGVSDTTRMIASSIDTIARKKFSIDAQAILAAYDHRACVGMVVGHPLNMDGSTGPSAQAARAFARNLLALRDVPLLLWDERLSTAAVTRTLIAGDMSRRRRGEVVDKVAAGYMLQGALDAMKERLAGG; encoded by the coding sequence TTGCCCCAACTTGACCTTGCCCAATTCGCCGCGGCCCTCCCGCCGACGGGCGCCGTTCTCGGGCTTGATCCCGGCGAGAAACGCATCGGCATCGGCGTGAGCGACACCACGCGCATGATCGCGTCATCGATCGACACCATCGCGCGCAAGAAATTCTCCATCGACGCGCAAGCCATCCTCGCCGCCTACGATCATCGCGCTTGCGTCGGCATGGTTGTCGGCCATCCGCTCAACATGGATGGCAGCACCGGCCCTTCCGCTCAGGCCGCACGCGCCTTCGCGCGCAATTTGCTGGCGCTACGCGATGTGCCGCTGCTGCTCTGGGACGAGCGCCTCTCAACCGCCGCCGTCACCCGCACCTTGATTGCGGGCGACATGAGCCGCCGTCGTCGCGGCGAAGTCGTCGACAAAGTCGCCGCCGGCTACATGCTGCAAGGTGCGCTCGACGCCATGAAGGAGCGGCTGGCCGGTGGGTGA